In Perca fluviatilis chromosome 14, GENO_Pfluv_1.0, whole genome shotgun sequence, a genomic segment contains:
- the si:dkey-19b23.7 gene encoding uncharacterized protein si:dkey-19b23.7, with the protein MSSGSKREREQRRKLQRFLSDLALLGSLQGFKYFQPWLRGKEELLLTVVNEDLGWRSPGFVVSRASSDSSTSSCNSSDVSPSSSSPSLDSRSSSPLPGERPGPKDPPLHTPTKTQPQTVRDPSSEEHLLPASPSEREIAVPEVNCTLFLLAGYVKYGRPYAWIRSNHERLVNIGGTDSMVKDTPMKLKSIADWQTGGIRVWDIISELVCLCTIPSPSNPFALDMRYIKSLPLPDRFLVTGALLNFLEMYVVYRNRDELHYDKVVEEVKPLRRLHVQSLLELQRHRESSGLAGSPTVQDSSGEE; encoded by the exons ATGAGCAGCGGCAGC aagagagagagggagcagagGAGGAAACTGCAGCGATTTCTAAGTGACCTGGCCTTACTTGGATCATTACAG ggcTTTAAATACTTCCAGCCTTGGCTAAGAGGGAAAGAGGAGTTGCTGTTGACAGTCGTTAATGAGGATCTG GGTTGGCGTTCCCCAGGGTTTGTGGTCTCCAGAGCCTCCTCCGACTCCTCCACCAGCAGCTGTAACAGCAGCGATGTCTCCCCCAGCAGCAGCTCCCCCAGCTTGGACAGCAGGAGCAGCTCTCCTCTGCCCGGGGAGCGTCCAGGCCCAAAAGACCCTCCGTTGCACACACCCACCAAGACACAGCCACAGACTGTCAG GGACCCCAGCAGTGAGGAGCATCTCCTCCCAGCCTCTCCCAGTGAAAGAGAGATAGCCGTGCCT GAGGTGAATTGCACTCTGTTTTTACTGGCCGGCTACGTCAAGTACGGACGCCCCTACGCCTGGATACGCTCTAATCACGAGCGCCTGGTCAACATCGGAGGCACCGATTCGATGGTTAAGGACACGCCCATGAAACTCAAGTCCATCGCAGACTGGCAGACAGGAG GGATCCGCGTGTGGGACATCATCAGTGAGCTGGTGTGTCTGTGCACCATTCCGTCTCCCTCCAACCCCTTCGCCCTGGACATGCGTTACATCAAAAGTCTTCCCCTCCCTGACCGCTTCCTCGTCACAGGCGCTCTCCTCAACTTCCTGGAGATGTACGTGGTTTACAGAAACCGGGACGAGTTGCACTATGACAAAG TGGTCGAGGAGGTCAAGCCTCTGAGGCGTCTTCACGTCCAGTCCCTGCTAGAGTTACAGCGACACAGGGAGAGCTCGGGGCTGGCCGGTAGTCCCACAGTGCAGGACTCTTCTGGAGAGGAGTGA
- the si:dkey-19b23.8 gene encoding low density lipoprotein receptor adapter protein 1 produces the protein MKLWPDKSSGCNCAPFIEEKWKSGRGSEEDQLTTGRYASAKISSKPSLKRTMSLSTFHLMQTLKNSPAALRRRFRRDRTESLSHGDPLFKVHYLGTEKIFSLDREQAHDAISRLLEGIANGKKLSKDHALVVRPRYVEVKELSTGRQLTKTYLQDIAYCAADANRPNVFLYICKHQGQQLQCRVFWCSRAERALDMTACLAHSFQRALSDLQDGSATLQPGEVKGKRGEESPKSAAISKSSTLPSSLGKVRWKKRGSVSHSPLRAITRRGSASDSWN, from the exons ataAAAGCAGTGGATGCAACTGTGCTCCATTTATAGAAGAAAAGTGGAAGAGTGGGAGAGGCTCTGAAGAGGACCAGCTGACCACCGGCAGATACGCCTCAGCTAAAATTTCCTCCAAACCCAGCCTGAAACGTACCATGTCTCTCAGCACATTTCACCTCATGCAGACTCTTAAGAACTCTCCGGCTGCGCTACGTCGCCGCTTTCGCCGCGACCGCACAGAATCCTTATCCCACGGCGACCCTCTTTTTAAGGTCCACTACCTGGGCACAGAGAAAATCTTCTCCCTGGATCGAGAGCAGGCCCACGACGCTATTAGCCGCCTGCTGGAAGGTATCGCAAATGGGAAAAAGCTGAGCAAAGATCACGCCCTGGTGGTGCGCCCAAGGTACGTCGAGGTCAAGGAACTGAGTACAGGTCGGCAGCTAACTAAGACGTACCTGCAGGACATTGCGTACTGTGCCGCAGATGCCAACCGGCCCAATGTCTTTTTGTACATCTGCAAACATCAGGGGCAGCAGCTGCAGTGTCGAGTGTTCTGGTGCAGCCGTGCAGAGCGGGCACTAGACATGACGGCTTGTCTGGCACATTCTTTCCAGCGGGCACTGAGCGACTTGCAGGACGGCTCGGCCACGCTGCAGCCAGGAGAGGTGAAGGGGAAACGCGGAGAGGAGTCGCCCAAATCTGCCGCCATCTCAAAGAGCTCTACGCTGCCATCCAGTCTGGGAAAAG ttcgCTGGAAGAAGAGGGGCTCTGTGTCCCACAGCCCTCTCCGAGCCATCACGAGACGAGGATCTGCCTCAGACAGCTGGAACTGA